AAAGCGTATCGGAAGCTGGCACGGGAGTGGCATCCAGATCGGAATCCGAACAAGGCGCAGGCTGAAGAGCGCTTTAAAGAGATCCAGGAAGCCTATAGCGTACTGTCGGACCCTGAAAAACGCCGGCAGTACGATATGCTCCGCAAAAATCCCTTTAACGCCTTCGGTGGGTTTAGTCCAGGTAATGGAAGTCGCTTCTATCAAACGCCAGAGGGGACCTTCGTCCACTTCGAAACTAGTGGTAACCTAGAAGACCTGCTGGGTGGCGGGCTCGGAGATCTCTTTAGTCGCTTCTTTGGTGGATTTGGGCGCACTGGGCAGGATCCGTTTAGCCGCACGCGACACCCACGCGACGTTGAGGTGCGGGTTCGCCTGCCCTTTGAACAAGCCCTGCGTGGCGGGAAAACCGATATCACGCTACCTGATGGGCAAAAAGTACGCATTAACGTACCGAAAGGCGTACGGCCTGGCTTTAAAATTCGCCTCAAGAATGGCGGCCCTACAATTGCGGGCGTCTCGAAAGGCAACGTATATATCATCTTCGACGTAGAGCCGCACCCACGCTTCCGGCGCGAGGGAGACGACTTGTATACCACGCTCACCATTAATCCGCTAGAGGCCATGCTCGGCACCACGCGCGAACTGGTGGATGCTTACGGTCGCTATCTTAAGCTGCGCATTCCTCCAGGCACGCAGCCGGGCGAGCGCCTGCGCATCCGGGGACATGGTGTGGAAACCGATACTACCAAAGGGGACCTTTACGTCGAAATCCACGTCGAAATCCCCCGCAACCTATCGGCCGAGCAGCAGCGCTTGCTGCGCGAAGCTGCTCAAAAAGCGGGTTTGCTATCGTAGGCAAACCTAAGTGTAGTTTCATCCAAACGATAAGGTGCGTATGCTGCGTCCTGTAAAATACCGGCATGACCTAGGGTTACTCGTGCTACGACTTGGGTTAGGGTTGACGTTCCTTTTCGTCCATGGTGGCCCTAAGCTGTTTGGCGGCCCAGAACGCTGGGCGCGCGTGGGCAGCGTGATGCAAGTTTTCGGCATTGACTTTGCGCCGACGTTTTGGGGATTCGTGGCCGCACTGTCTGAATTTGTAGGTGGGGGTATCCTCCTGATCTTGGGGCTTTTTTGGCCCTGGGCTTTAGTGCCTGTCGTAGCCACGCTGCTTGTTGCTGCCTTGGGCCACGTTAGCGGGGCTATTCCTGGCGGCCCTTGGTACCCCCTGGAAATTGCGCTGGTCTTTGTGGCCCTGATGCTTACGGGTCCAGGCCATTACAGCCTCGACGCCCAACGTACCCGCCAATAACAATTCGGTAACATTTGGTCCTGGAACTGCCCCAAGGTTCCTTCGTGCATGAAAGGAGAAGCGCTTCGTTCACTTTCCATTCACCCATCTACAAGGAGGCTGCTATGGGAGCTAAACGCATCTTGATGATCGTGGGGGACTTTGGCGAGGACTACGAAATCATGGTCCCCTTCCAGGCGCTACAAGCCGTCGGGTGCCAGGTTGACGCCGTATGCCCAGACAAGAAGAAAGGCCAGAAAGTTCGCACGGCCGTGCACGATTTTGAGGGCGATCAGACCTATTCCGAAAAGCCAGGCCATAACTTCCAGCTCAACGCGACGTTCGACGACGTTCGTCCTGAAGACTACGATGCGCTGGTGATTCCTGGGGGACGTGCGCCTGAGTACATTCGCCTGAACCCGCGTGTGCTGGAGATCGTCCGGCATTTTGCCCAAGCCAACAAACCTATTGCCGCCATTTGCCATGGGCTACAGGTACTTGCGGCAGCCGGGGTGCTCAAAGGTCGGCGCTGCACGGCTTACCCAGCTTGCGGTCCCGAAGTGAAAGCTGCAGGCGGTGAATACCTCGAAGTGCCGGTCGATGAAGCGGTAGTTGATGGGAACCTGGTTACAGCACCCGCTTGGCCTGCCCATCCACGCTGGCTAGCCGAGTTTTTCAAAGTGCTTGGGCTGCGTATCGAACATGAGGAAGCCGCAATGGCCTGATTTTAATCCTTGATCCGAGCCCCAGAACCGCGCGCTTTACGATGAAAGCGCGCGGTTTTTTTTTAAAAAAACGCCTCACATAAGCGCATCCCCTGAGCCTCCAGCCACGTGCTTAAGTAACGTACTGCTTCACGTGTGCCTCGCGTTGAAAGCGGCAACCCAAAAGGCAGTA
This Rhodothermus bifroesti DNA region includes the following protein-coding sequences:
- a CDS encoding DJ-1/PfpI family protein, with the protein product MGAKRILMIVGDFGEDYEIMVPFQALQAVGCQVDAVCPDKKKGQKVRTAVHDFEGDQTYSEKPGHNFQLNATFDDVRPEDYDALVIPGGRAPEYIRLNPRVLEIVRHFAQANKPIAAICHGLQVLAAAGVLKGRRCTAYPACGPEVKAAGGEYLEVPVDEAVVDGNLVTAPAWPAHPRWLAEFFKVLGLRIEHEEAAMA
- a CDS encoding DnaJ C-terminal domain-containing protein, with the protein product MAQMLKDYYEILGVPETATEEEIKKAYRKLAREWHPDRNPNKAQAEERFKEIQEAYSVLSDPEKRRQYDMLRKNPFNAFGGFSPGNGSRFYQTPEGTFVHFETSGNLEDLLGGGLGDLFSRFFGGFGRTGQDPFSRTRHPRDVEVRVRLPFEQALRGGKTDITLPDGQKVRINVPKGVRPGFKIRLKNGGPTIAGVSKGNVYIIFDVEPHPRFRREGDDLYTTLTINPLEAMLGTTRELVDAYGRYLKLRIPPGTQPGERLRIRGHGVETDTTKGDLYVEIHVEIPRNLSAEQQRLLREAAQKAGLLS
- a CDS encoding DoxX family protein: MLRPVKYRHDLGLLVLRLGLGLTFLFVHGGPKLFGGPERWARVGSVMQVFGIDFAPTFWGFVAALSEFVGGGILLILGLFWPWALVPVVATLLVAALGHVSGAIPGGPWYPLEIALVFVALMLTGPGHYSLDAQRTRQ